Below is a window of Sphingomonas sp. DNA.
TTCAGCCATGATCGTTGCTCGGCACGAAGAGCGAGGCGCTTCTCAGGGTCTTTCGCCAGTTGGCGCATCACCTCCTGATAAGCCTTATTCAACCGAGCATCCTGAGAACCCATCTCCGACTGCGCGCAGATGCCCTGTTGCACCGTGTTGCCGCCAGCCCTCGCTTGGCACGCGGTGTATCGGTCCGATACGCCCGCGGGCGCGACCTGGGCCTGCGCCGACGCACCCGACAAAATTAGAACGGAAGCTGCCACTACGATATTCCAATTCATCGGCTTGTTCCCTGCTGCTTAATCGTGTGAATTCATAGCCAGCGTTGGTCGACGTTGTCCACGGAGGTGTAACCTCGCCGGACTTAGACGAACCATTAACCCTTCAAAATAGAGTTGAGGCGCGCCCAGAGACATGTCCGATCTTGGGCGCACAGCCGCCGGGCTCGGGAGCCCTCCCGCTGTTCGACCGGTCCCGCCTCAAAGGGGACAATTAAAGTCGCGAGATGCTTCCCGGAAATGGACGTTAGCCGCCAGGCTTGGCCAAAGTAGTTGTCCCAGTTTTGGACTAAGCGTGAGGAGGCTTGGGCGTGTAGGCTTTGAAGTCCCATCGGCGCTTGTATCGCAACGCTAGAGAACGCATGCTGGTGCTAAGATTTAAGAAACAGGGGGAGAGTTCTCATGCGCCGTACGTCAGTCGCGATGATCGCCAGCTGTTTCATCGCAGTATCCGGGGCTGCCGCGGCTCCCGTGACGTATAGCGGATCCGGTACGCTGTCGGAGGTCTCAGGCAAGCTCCCGCTGACCGGCTCGGTTCCGCTCGGCAGCGCCTTCAGCTTCTCCTTCACCTTCGACCCCGCGAAGGCCGCGCTATTCGAAGCCTCTCAGGGCTATGCGATCTATGATTTATCCCTCTCAAGCGCGGCAGTTACGCTTGGGGGCTATGCGTACCCGCTGTCTTCCGAAGCTGTGTACGCCCCTTTCATTGAACTTTATCGAGGCTTCTCGTTCTTCCCTGGATCGAACATGAGCGAAGAGTCACTTGTCTTCACTTTTTTTCTGGCAGGGAAGGCGACCGTTGGCGACCCGGCTGAGCCCTTCGGTGGGAGTGCGGACAAAAACCAAATGGTCTCCATCGGTGGTGTTCTCCGACAGGCCGACGACGGCATGCCACTCACGCTCGACGGCATCTTCGGTCAAGGTCCGACCTACTACTCCAATTTTGAATACGGGACGCGCGACCCGATCACCAGGCAGACCGGCTTTCTCAATGGCACATACGTTGGAGGCTTCACGAGTGGCGTCCCCGAACCCCATCATTGGGCTTTGATCATCGCTGGGGTCGGTATTAGCGGTGCAATTCTCCGCCGACGGAGGAATGCCCGACGGTCGCAGGAGCGTTTCACCGCTTGTTGAGGCAGCCGTTGCTGCGCTGATGCGGCTAAGTGAGCGAGCATCTCGCTCCCGTCACTCTCGGCCGCCGGGAGGGTTCTTCGGATTTGCATGTCGACGTCCGCTTTTGGGGATGTCGCTCAAGCTTCTCAATGTCTGAAAGTGGGCGCGCAGCTGCCTGATGCCCCTGCCCTCCTTCCCGCAACCTTTACCGCCCCAGCTTTTGTCATCTAACGTGTGCGCACTTGATCCTCAAAGTCGCCGTGGGTCCGGCCAACGCTGCACGGCTCCAAACGCCTGCTCGCCGAGGTAGAGCTAGGCTGCCGGACCTTGCTCCGCGCAAGAAACCCGATCTCTCGTCGTTATCGAGCCCGCGAGGGAGTCCGAACTAATCGGAATGGCACGTCGGTTGCAGTGCCATTCTCAGTGATTCGCACCCACATTGTGAGCGCATTCGGGCCGGTGCGTTCGACCGTCATGCCGTCGAAGAACCACCGACCCTTCTCCACCGCCACAAGGGGGAAGATTACTGGCTGGCTCGTCTTGTCTTCCCAGCCACTCATGTCTGGGTTGAAGTGCCGGACTCGATAGGCGAGCGACCCCCGCAGCGGGACATAATCGACGATCTCAGTGAACGCGACACCACCCTTGTTGTCCGTCATCGCAAAATGGCCCGTGATCCGGCCTCCGAGTGGTGCAGAGTACGTTTCCGTTACGTCCGCACCCATGCCCTTGCCGACCCAGCTTCCTGCTAGCCAAGCTAGTTGATCTATCGTCGCTGGCGGCGAAGTAAGGTCACCTAGCGAGCGCGTGTTCTGCGCTGTCGCGGGAGCGGCAGCCGCAAGCATGATGGCAGTCAAGGTTCGCTTCACGGCTTTACCCCCCTATGATTCACCCCAGCTTAGCTACCCCACAGGATTGTTCTACCTTTTGCCCGACACTCGATGCGACTATTTGCGCCGACCTTTCGCTCCAGCATGTCTCGAAAGGCAACTCCCTGGCCCCGAGACGACGGCTAACGCCCCATCCCGGTCTTTCAGTCTATACGCGAACGATCCTAAACCTGATGGGGTGGACGCCCCCCGACGGCATCGATGTGCCAAAGTGGAGGTGTTGAAGCACCACTTGAGGGAGGCGTCCGTGTCTGAAGTTAGCACAATTGGTCTCGATATCGCCAAGAACGTTTTTCACGCGCACGGCGCTGATACGCGCGGAGCGATGGTTTTCAGCCGCAAGCTGACACGCGCCAAGCTGTTGGAATTCTTCGTGCGGCAACCCCGGTGCACGGTCGCGCTGGAGGCGTGTGGCGGAGCGCATCATTGGGCGCGCGAACTGCGGGGCTAGCGTCCGCGGTCGTGGTGTAATTTCCCGGTGTAGATGACGGTGTATGGCGGGGTGGGGCCGAGGCCCCACCCCGGCATCGGCGTCTCGGTGGCCACCGGGCACATCGGATATGGTGGAGTTTCCAGACTTCAACCTGACCCGAGGAATTCCCGATGACCGACGATAGACTACCGCTTGCCGAGCTGATGGCGAAGACCGGAGACGGCGATTTCCTGCGCAGCGTCGCTGAAAGCGTGTTGCAGATCATCATGGAGGCCGATGTCGACGGCCTCATCGGCGCCAGCCGCCACGAGCGATCCGGCGAGCGCAGCACATGGCGCAACGGCTACCGCGACCGGGCACTCGATACCCGGTTGGGCACGCTCAACCTCAAGATCCCGAAGCTGCGCACCGGCGCGTACTTCCCCGGCTTCCTCGACCCCCGCAAGACGGTGGAGAAGGCGCTGGTCAGCGTCATCCAGGAGGCGTGGATCGCCGGCGTCAGCACGCGGCGGGTCGACGAGCTGGTACAAGCGATGGGGATGAGCGGCATCTCGAAGTCGAGCGTGTCCAAGCTGTGCAAGGACATCGACGAGCGGGTGAACGCCTTCCTGAAGCGCCCGCTCACCGGCGAGTGGCCGTATCTCTGGCTCGACGCGACCTACCTCAAGGTGCGCGAGGGCGGCCGCATCGTCTCGGTCGCCGCCATAATCGCCGTCGCCGTCACCACCGAGGGTAAGCGCGAAATCGTCGGCCTGCATATCGGCCCCAGCGAGGCCGAACCGTTCTGGTCGACCTTCCTGCGCGACCTCGTCCGGCGCGGGCTGAAGGGCGTGAAGCTGGTCATCTCGGATGCGCACGAGGGGCTGAAGGCCGCCATCACCCGCGTCGTCGGTGCAACCTGGCAGCGATGCCGCGTCCATTTCATGCGCAACGCGCTTGCCCATGTGCCCATGTGCCCATGTGCCCAAGGGCCAGAATACCATGGTCGCCGCCGCGATCCGGCAGGTATTCCTCCAGCCAGACCATGCCGCCGCGACGCAGACCTGGCGCCACGTCGCCGACCAGTTGCGCGCCCGCTGGCCGAAACTCGGCGCCTGCATGGACAATGCCGAGCATGACGTGCTCGCCTACATGACCTTCCCCGAGCAGCACCGCACCAAGCTGCACTCCACCAACCCGTTGGAACGATTGAACAAGGAGGTGAAGCGCCGCGCCGACGTGGTCGGTATCTTCCCCAACGAAGACAGCATCACCCGACTCATCGGCGCCGTGCTGCTCGAACAGAACGACGAGTATCAACTCCAGAACCGCTATATGCAGATCGAGGGCATGGCCGCTCTCGTCACACCGCAGATCGAGGAGGTGCCGCCACTACAGATTACACCCAAGGCCGCCTGAACGATGCGGCCCGGGGCCACACCTGAAATTACACCACGTTGACGGACACGACCACTGCGGGCGATGGGACATGAGGTCCGACTGAT
It encodes the following:
- a CDS encoding DUF6265 family protein encodes the protein MKRTLTAIMLAAAAPATAQNTRSLGDLTSPPATIDQLAWLAGSWVGKGMGADVTETYSAPLGGRITGHFAMTDNKGGVAFTEIVDYVPLRGSLAYRVRHFNPDMSGWEDKTSQPVIFPLVAVEKGRWFFDGMTVERTGPNALTMWVRITENGTATDVPFRLVRTPSRAR
- a CDS encoding lysozyme inhibitor LprI family protein — encoded protein: MNWNIVVAASVLILSGASAQAQVAPAGVSDRYTACQARAGGNTVQQGICAQSEMGSQDARLNKAYQEVMRQLAKDPEKRLALRAEQRSWLKARDYECKVDQETINSSCLVLKTASRTNELEQMIRF
- a CDS encoding PEP-CTERM sorting domain-containing protein (PEP-CTERM proteins occur, often in large numbers, in the proteomes of bacteria that also encode an exosortase, a predicted intramembrane cysteine proteinase. The presence of a PEP-CTERM domain at a protein's C-terminus predicts cleavage within the sorting domain, followed by covalent anchoring to some some component of the (usually Gram-negative) cell surface. Many PEP-CTERM proteins exhibit an unusual sequence composition that includes large numbers of potential glycosylation sites. Expression of one such protein has been shown restore the ability of a bacterium to form floc, a type of biofilm.), which gives rise to MRRTSVAMIASCFIAVSGAAAAPVTYSGSGTLSEVSGKLPLTGSVPLGSAFSFSFTFDPAKAALFEASQGYAIYDLSLSSAAVTLGGYAYPLSSEAVYAPFIELYRGFSFFPGSNMSEESLVFTFFLAGKATVGDPAEPFGGSADKNQMVSIGGVLRQADDGMPLTLDGIFGQGPTYYSNFEYGTRDPITRQTGFLNGTYVGGFTSGVPEPHHWALIIAGVGISGAILRRRRNARRSQERFTAC